A single window of Periophthalmus magnuspinnatus isolate fPerMag1 chromosome 22, fPerMag1.2.pri, whole genome shotgun sequence DNA harbors:
- the cenpo gene encoding centromere protein O: protein MEKVSANGVLSRLSFLEAQSKQKTGAQPQSRVQELKTKVEELKKQRDRLRAEIFVHQNLQKLRTSMDNNEQVEMNDDSENAKLLRVMAKHTQLKDLLLAHHLIGGYDVIKTNQDKCLCFSLATAYQGDILETYNIEISVSQPLRIIRHNIPPFIPVMTLAEETDMQKNIRRFLDTLSLHLNAFTMRKQQLKLVKEQHLSVEVLETNALCSLLVLMLTEPNTNTALLCSLDYSDHTRGLPTRVTIQCEERDLSGSPQWQKNTALLQNTPVHEALQIMRKTGQII, encoded by the exons ATGGAGAAGGTATCAGCAAACG GGGTTTTGAGTCGTTTGAGTTTCCTGGAGGCCCAATCAAAACAAAAGACTGGAGCACAGCCACAGAGTCGAGTGCAGGAGCTGAAGACTAAAgtggaggagctgaagaagcagagagacagactgagagCTGAGATATTTGTTCACCAG AATCTCCAAAAGCTGAGAACGTCTATGGACAATAATGAACAAGTGGAAATGAACGATGACTCTGAAAACGCTAAGCTTTTGAGAGTGATGGCAAAACACACTCAACTCAAGGATTTGCTGTTGGCTCATCACCTTATTG GAGGTTATGATGTAATCAAGACTAACCAGGACAAATGCTTATGTTTCTCTCTGGCCACTGCATACCAGGGAGACATCTTGGAGACTTATAACATTGAAATAAGCGTGAGCCAACCCCTGAGAATAATACGACACAACATCCCTCCGTTTATCCCTGTGATGACTTTGGCTGAAGAGACAGACATGCAGAAAAACATCCGGCGCTTTTTGGACACTCTCAGCCTCCATCTCAATGCTTTCACCATGCGCAAACAACAACTGAAACTTGTTAAG GAGCAACATTTGTCGGTGGAAGTGTTGGAGACTAATGCGCTGTGCTCTCTTCTGGTTCTGATGCTCACGGAGCCAAACACTAACACGGCTCTGCTCTGTTCACTGGACTATTCAGACCACACCAGGGGCCTGCCTACGCGTGTCACCATACAGTGTGAAG AGAGGGACCTGTCTGGCTCCCCCCAGTGGCAAAAGAACACAGCGTTGCTCCAGAACACTCCAGTTCATGAGGCTTTGCAAATCATGAGGAAAACGGGACAGATAATTTAA